TAGAGGAGGATAGAGTACTTTGAGGAAAAATGGAGGTAAATAAATGAATAAAAAATTGATAATTACGCTAATGTTATTAACAGCAGCAGCTTTTCTGGAGTTACCAGCGGTTTTCGCGTCTCAAAATGACCAACAGATGGATACCATGATGAATCAAAATATGATGGATAGGGGCCGCAACCTTATCCAAGATGGTGCAACCTTTGCACTTGAGGCAAATCCAATTGTAAAAAGTATTAATGGCAGCACTGTTCGCATGTACGGCTACAACGGTCAGATACCTGGACCCCTGATAAAGGTTAAGCAGGGCAGCAGCATCTATGTTAATTTTACAAATAACCTTGATATAGAGACTACTGTCCACTGGCACGGCTTGAGGCTGGAGAACAGGTTTGACGGGGTTCCCGTCGTTACGCAAGAACCTGTCAAGCCAGGAGAAAGCTTTCTCTACAAGTTAGATTTCCCCGATGAGGGCATCTACTGGTATCATCCTCATATAAGAGATGATATAGGTCAGGAGATGGGACTTTACGGGAATATACTTGTTGAACCTGCCCACCACATGAGCGGTTCAGTGGATAAAGAGGCGGCTCTGTTTCTCGATGATATCAAATTTATGAATGGCGATATCTACCCTTTTAACAGAAATTACACAGATTTCACTCTGACAGGACGATTAGGGGATATCATGCTGATCAATGGAGAGGCGGATTATCAACTGAATGTGAGAAAGGGCGAAGTTGTGCGGTTCTATCTTACAGATTCAGCAAATACGAGAACATTTAATTTCTCAATCGAAAACACCAAGATGAAATTAATCGGAGGAGATTCAGGAAGATATGAAAAAGAAACTTTTGTGGACTCTGTAGTACTCAGCGTCGGAGAGCGGTACATTGTAGACGTTCTCTTTGATAAGCCTGGCACGTTCCGGATTCTTAATAACATTCCAGAACAGAATAACACGGTGAAGACATACGTACTTGGCACAGTGAAGGTCTCTGATGATGCATCTTTCAATATGGGATCAACAAGTTTCTCGATCCTTAAGAAAAATTACGATGTGATCGGCGATATAGCACCGTTCAAAAAATATCGTTCCATAGCGCCGGATTATAAGCTTGATCTCACTATTGATATCCTCGACGAAGAGCTTGCAAGGGAACTTGAAAACATGATGATGGCTGTTGAGCCAATAGAGTGGGACGAGGATGAAGATATGGCTATGATGAACAGCATGTCAACAAGCGAGAATGTGAAATGGATTATCAAGGGCAATGTTAGTGGGGAAGAGAAACCCAACTACCAGGTAAATGCCGGCGACATAAAGAAGATCAGGATATTCAACGATCCAACATCGATGCATCCCATGCAGCATCCTATACACCTGCACGGACAGCGCTTCCTTGTTCTGGCACAGGATGGAAAATCCAATGATAATTTAGTGTGGAAGGATACTCTCCTCGTGCCTGCAGGAAGTACCATAGACATTCTCGTTGAATTCACCAACCCGGGAGAATGGTTGATGCACTGCCACATACCAGAACATGCGGAGGCAGGCATGATCGCATCCTTTACTGTGAGTCCATAAAAATGCACCCGAAGCAGTTATTAACTAAAAAAGAGATGTTATTTTA
This region of Candidatus Methanoperedens sp. genomic DNA includes:
- a CDS encoding multicopper oxidase family protein, encoding MNKKLIITLMLLTAAAFLELPAVFASQNDQQMDTMMNQNMMDRGRNLIQDGATFALEANPIVKSINGSTVRMYGYNGQIPGPLIKVKQGSSIYVNFTNNLDIETTVHWHGLRLENRFDGVPVVTQEPVKPGESFLYKLDFPDEGIYWYHPHIRDDIGQEMGLYGNILVEPAHHMSGSVDKEAALFLDDIKFMNGDIYPFNRNYTDFTLTGRLGDIMLINGEADYQLNVRKGEVVRFYLTDSANTRTFNFSIENTKMKLIGGDSGRYEKETFVDSVVLSVGERYIVDVLFDKPGTFRILNNIPEQNNTVKTYVLGTVKVSDDASFNMGSTSFSILKKNYDVIGDIAPFKKYRSIAPDYKLDLTIDILDEELARELENMMMAVEPIEWDEDEDMAMMNSMSTSENVKWIIKGNVSGEEKPNYQVNAGDIKKIRIFNDPTSMHPMQHPIHLHGQRFLVLAQDGKSNDNLVWKDTLLVPAGSTIDILVEFTNPGEWLMHCHIPEHAEAGMIASFTVSP